Proteins encoded in a region of the Enterococcus gilvus ATCC BAA-350 genome:
- the ybeY gene encoding rRNA maturation RNase YbeY, whose product MDITFIDETEQVSEEKIQEIDGVLQFAADYLKLPEDTEMSVTFMDNAAIQVINRDYRGKDAPTDVISFALEEEGENEVPIIMDEENPMPRNLGDIMISTERAREQAEDYGHSFDRELGFLAVHGFLHINGYDHMTPEDEKEMFGLQKEILDAYGLKR is encoded by the coding sequence ATGGATATTACTTTTATTGATGAAACAGAGCAGGTCTCTGAAGAAAAAATACAAGAAATCGATGGTGTACTGCAATTTGCGGCAGATTATTTAAAACTACCGGAAGATACAGAAATGTCTGTGACGTTTATGGACAACGCGGCGATCCAAGTCATCAATCGCGACTATCGCGGCAAAGATGCACCGACCGATGTCATTAGTTTTGCACTGGAAGAAGAAGGGGAAAACGAGGTTCCGATCATCATGGATGAAGAAAATCCGATGCCGCGGAACCTGGGCGACATCATGATCTCTACAGAACGTGCGCGAGAACAAGCAGAAGATTACGGGCACAGTTTTGATCGTGAATTAGGATTTTTAGCCGTACACGGTTTTTTACATATCAATGGGTACGACCATATGACTCCTGAGGATGAAAAAGAGATGTTTGGTCTACAGAAAGAGATATTAGATGCCTATGGACTTAAAAGATAA
- a CDS encoding homoserine O-succinyltransferase has product MPIRLKPDFPATSVLESEDIFAIDNSRAEHQDIRPLKLVILNLMPNKIDTEIHLLRLISQSPLQIDVDFLKVASHEHKNTSKNHLDKFYLEFSQVRESCYDGLIITGAPIEQMRFEEVDYWSELVEIMAWSQTSVTSVVHICWGAQAGLYYHFGVEKVPFEEKLFGIFKQDIEHHFRLFRGFDDRFWMPQSRYTGINEEQVRQKKIKVIAKDENERSAILISEDEHDIFLMGHFEYATDTLEKEYLRDHERGLDTAKPANYYENGKIYNYWRAHAQLFYHNWLNDVYQITPYRLERIRELQEERKLRS; this is encoded by the coding sequence ATGCCGATTCGTTTGAAGCCAGATTTTCCAGCAACGTCTGTTTTAGAATCTGAAGATATTTTTGCGATCGATAATTCTCGAGCGGAGCATCAAGACATTCGTCCACTGAAATTAGTGATCTTGAATTTGATGCCGAATAAAATCGATACCGAAATCCATCTGCTGCGATTGATTAGTCAGAGCCCTTTACAGATCGATGTGGACTTTTTAAAGGTAGCAAGCCATGAGCATAAAAATACAAGTAAAAATCATTTAGATAAGTTTTATCTGGAGTTTTCACAGGTGAGAGAGTCTTGCTATGATGGGTTGATCATCACGGGCGCTCCGATTGAACAAATGAGGTTTGAAGAAGTGGATTACTGGTCGGAGCTGGTAGAAATTATGGCATGGAGCCAGACTTCTGTAACGTCGGTCGTGCATATTTGCTGGGGAGCACAAGCCGGTTTGTATTATCACTTCGGAGTGGAAAAGGTTCCCTTTGAGGAGAAGTTGTTTGGAATCTTTAAACAGGACATTGAACACCACTTTCGTTTATTTAGAGGCTTTGATGACCGTTTTTGGATGCCGCAATCTCGTTATACGGGAATCAATGAAGAGCAAGTTCGTCAGAAAAAAATCAAGGTAATCGCCAAAGATGAGAACGAACGATCAGCGATCTTGATCTCTGAAGATGAGCATGACATTTTCCTAATGGGGCATTTCGAGTACGCAACGGATACCTTGGAAAAGGAATACTTACGGGATCATGAACGTGGATTGGACACGGCCAAGCCTGCAAATTATTATGAGAACGGGAAAATCTACAATTATTGGCGGGCTCACGCACAGTTGTTTTATCACAACTGGCTAAATGACGTCTATCAAATAACTCCGTATCGTCTAGAGCGGATTCGTGAATTACAAGAAGAAAGAAAGCTGAGATCGTAA
- a CDS encoding pyruvate, water dikinase regulatory protein gives MNSEKQNELVTIFIISDSAGETASKLAQASMAQYPTVEFCLFRRTFVHTEELLMKALNDAKAENGMIIYTLIDPKLAKIAKEFCEDKDLFTMDLLNPVVSEIGRRAHLEPTGERGALHHLNENYFKRIKAMEFAVKYDDGKDPRGFLEADVVLLGVSRTSKTPLSLYLANKNLKVANLPLIPQAHIPKQLFEIDPKKIVGLTNDPEVLIGIRKERMRAYGLNPETAYSDREKIQAELKFANELYHKLGCEIINVATLSIEETAAMIMSALDLEDHSYYFMEEES, from the coding sequence ATGAATAGCGAAAAACAAAATGAGTTAGTCACTATTTTCATCATCTCCGATTCTGCTGGGGAGACTGCATCTAAGCTTGCCCAAGCCTCGATGGCACAATACCCTACCGTAGAATTTTGTCTCTTCCGTCGTACCTTTGTTCACACGGAAGAATTATTGATGAAAGCTTTAAATGATGCAAAAGCCGAAAACGGTATGATCATTTATACATTGATCGATCCAAAATTAGCAAAAATCGCAAAGGAATTTTGTGAAGACAAAGACCTGTTTACAATGGACCTGTTGAATCCTGTCGTCAGTGAGATCGGCCGACGAGCACATCTTGAACCGACGGGCGAACGAGGTGCCTTGCACCATTTAAATGAAAATTACTTCAAACGGATCAAAGCGATGGAATTTGCAGTCAAATATGACGACGGAAAAGACCCCCGCGGATTTTTAGAAGCAGATGTTGTGCTGCTTGGCGTATCCAGAACTTCAAAAACGCCATTAAGTTTATATTTAGCAAATAAAAACTTAAAGGTCGCCAACTTGCCGTTGATACCGCAAGCGCATATTCCAAAACAACTCTTTGAAATTGATCCGAAAAAAATAGTCGGATTGACAAATGATCCAGAAGTGCTGATCGGTATCCGTAAAGAACGCATGCGTGCCTATGGATTGAACCCTGAAACAGCTTACTCCGATCGTGAAAAAATCCAAGCGGAACTCAAATTTGCCAATGAGCTTTATCACAAATTGGGCTGTGAAATCATCAATGTTGCAACACTCTCTATTGAAGAGACTGCTGCTATGATCATGAGTGCCTTAGATTTAGAAGACCATAGTTATTACTTTATGGAAGAAGAAAGCTGA
- a CDS encoding PhoH family protein — protein sequence MLLGTHDKHIKFLEDNTETTINTRGEMIQIIGPKDETKLVGDVIRTLQLLIDRGIKVATPDVMTALRLAREDHLDEFIMMYEEELLKDRNGKPIRPKNIGQSRYIAAVRKSDVVFGVGPAGTGKTYLAIVMAIAALKKGEVQRIILTRPAVEAGESLGFLPGDLKEKVDPYLRPMYDALHQIFGVEHTNRLLERGVIEIAPLAYMRGRTLDDAFVILDEAQNTTISQMKMFLTRLGFNSKMIVNGDTSQVDLPRGQVSGLIHAERTLKGIKKIRFVNFETGDVVRHPVVAEIIEAYEQENLRHQEK from the coding sequence ATGCTTTTAGGTACCCATGATAAGCACATAAAATTTTTAGAAGACAATACAGAAACGACGATCAATACTCGCGGTGAAATGATCCAGATTATTGGACCAAAGGATGAAACCAAGCTGGTGGGTGATGTGATCCGTACATTGCAATTGCTGATTGATCGCGGCATCAAGGTGGCTACGCCTGACGTCATGACCGCATTGCGTCTCGCACGCGAAGATCACTTGGATGAATTTATTATGATGTATGAAGAAGAATTGCTGAAGGATCGTAATGGGAAGCCTATTCGCCCTAAAAATATTGGGCAGAGCCGCTATATTGCAGCCGTACGAAAATCAGATGTAGTATTTGGTGTTGGCCCAGCCGGAACTGGGAAAACGTATCTGGCGATCGTGATGGCTATTGCTGCGTTGAAAAAGGGAGAAGTCCAACGCATTATTTTGACGCGTCCAGCAGTAGAAGCAGGAGAAAGTCTGGGCTTCTTGCCAGGCGATTTAAAGGAAAAGGTAGACCCGTATTTGCGTCCGATGTACGATGCGCTGCATCAAATTTTTGGTGTAGAGCATACCAACCGTCTATTAGAGCGGGGCGTCATCGAGATTGCGCCTTTGGCTTATATGCGTGGACGTACGTTAGATGATGCGTTCGTTATTCTAGATGAGGCGCAAAATACGACGATCTCACAAATGAAGATGTTTTTGACGCGCCTTGGGTTTAATTCTAAGATGATCGTCAATGGAGATACTTCTCAGGTGGACCTTCCGAGAGGCCAAGTCAGTGGTCTGATCCATGCGGAAAGAACGTTAAAGGGAATCAAAAAAATTCGCTTCGTAAACTTTGAAACGGGGGATGTTGTAAGACACCCGGTTGTTGCAGAGATCATTGAAGCCTATGAACAAGAGAACCTACGACACCAAGAAAAGTAG
- a CDS encoding helix-turn-helix domain-containing protein has translation MSKRSIYSPEEKFQIISEVMDKRRSVNSVAKKHSLSWTTINNWIRKYNDDGIEGLKEATTWNQYDSGQKQEAVLAVINEEMSLYRATTFFQISSTSVLRRWVSRYTNGETLKSTSKGSVPKTMKKGRKTTYQELIEIAQYTIANELNYAQAIEKYDVSYQQVYSWVKKYQQHGEEALKDNRGRNKSSEFLTEEERLKLRVKELEARNKHLEMENDFAKKLQEIQRRNRSSRS, from the coding sequence ATGTCAAAGAGAAGTATTTATTCTCCAGAAGAAAAATTTCAAATTATTTCAGAAGTGATGGATAAACGTCGTAGTGTGAACAGTGTCGCTAAGAAGCATTCCCTTTCTTGGACGACGATAAACAATTGGATTCGTAAATATAATGATGACGGAATCGAGGGACTAAAAGAAGCAACAACGTGGAATCAGTACGATAGTGGACAAAAGCAGGAGGCTGTTTTGGCTGTCATAAATGAAGAAATGTCTCTCTATCGAGCAACGACGTTTTTTCAAATTTCTTCGACCTCTGTGTTAAGAAGATGGGTTTCACGCTATACTAATGGGGAAACACTAAAATCAACAAGTAAAGGCAGTGTACCCAAAACCATGAAAAAAGGACGTAAAACCACCTATCAAGAGCTTATCGAGATCGCTCAATATACAATCGCTAATGAACTGAACTACGCACAGGCGATCGAAAAATATGATGTCTCTTACCAACAAGTGTACTCTTGGGTAAAGAAATACCAGCAACACGGAGAAGAAGCACTAAAAGACAATCGTGGACGAAACAAATCAAGCGAGTTCTTAACCGAAGAAGAGCGGTTGAAATTAAGAGTAAAAGAACTGGAAGCACGAAACAAGCATTTAGAAATGGAGAACGACTTCGCAAAAAAGTTACAAGAGATTCAACGGCGAAACCGGTCCTCACGTTCGTAA
- the rpsU gene encoding 30S ribosomal protein S21 has product MSKTVVRKNESLDDALRRFKRSVSKAGTLQESRKREFYEKPSVKRKKKSEAARKRKKF; this is encoded by the coding sequence ATGTCAAAAACAGTGGTTCGTAAAAATGAATCTCTTGACGATGCTCTTCGTCGCTTCAAACGTTCCGTTTCAAAAGCAGGGACTCTACAAGAATCTCGCAAACGTGAATTTTATGAAAAACCAAGCGTGAAACGTAAGAAAAAATCAGAAGCAGCTAGAAAACGTAAGAAATTCTAG
- the recO gene encoding DNA repair protein RecO → MAQIGETKGIILFSRDYKEKDKLIKIFTESAGKVMFFAKGIHRANNPLQTAVQPFTEAVFIGNLKTDGLSFLNSAKEIHPLRKLQEDIFLNAYGSYILGLADAAIEDHVYDPALYGFTREALQRMNDGEDGETIMNIYEIQIMQRFGVSLNWQACGVCGKKTGAFDFSSKYNGILCQEHWDLDPHRYHADPRAIYFLRMFNSITYETINTISLKPETKKAIRQTLDQLYEEYIGLHLKSKKFIDQMSEWQDVLKPKEEE, encoded by the coding sequence ATGGCACAAATCGGCGAGACGAAGGGGATCATCCTATTCAGTCGTGATTACAAGGAAAAGGACAAGCTGATCAAGATTTTTACTGAATCTGCTGGGAAGGTGATGTTCTTTGCCAAAGGCATTCATCGGGCGAATAATCCGTTGCAGACGGCTGTTCAACCCTTCACCGAGGCTGTCTTTATCGGGAATTTGAAAACAGACGGACTGTCCTTTCTCAACAGTGCAAAGGAGATCCATCCGTTGCGGAAGCTGCAGGAGGACATCTTTCTAAATGCCTATGGGTCCTATATTTTAGGGCTAGCGGATGCGGCGATCGAAGACCATGTCTATGATCCAGCGCTTTATGGCTTTACAAGAGAAGCGTTGCAGCGAATGAATGATGGTGAAGACGGCGAGACGATCATGAACATCTATGAAATACAGATCATGCAGCGTTTTGGAGTCTCATTGAACTGGCAGGCTTGCGGAGTCTGCGGCAAAAAAACGGGCGCGTTTGATTTTTCATCGAAGTATAACGGGATCTTGTGTCAGGAGCATTGGGATCTAGATCCTCATCGCTACCATGCAGATCCGAGAGCAATTTATTTTCTTCGGATGTTCAATAGTATCACCTACGAAACGATCAATACGATCAGTCTAAAACCGGAAACAAAAAAAGCGATCCGGCAAACGCTGGATCAATTGTATGAAGAATATATCGGATTGCATTTAAAAAGTAAAAAATTCATTGATCAAATGAGTGAATGGCAAGATGTTTTAAAGCCAAAAGAGGAAGAATAA
- a CDS encoding Fur family transcriptional regulator, translated as MTQTTLLEKALSKVKENGFKYTKKRETLLDYLIKSNRYVAAREVYDYLNDQFPGLSYDTVYRNLREFCEIGLIEDTELQGEMKFRFSCSENFEHHHHFICTVCGMTKEIHMCPMNFFKEQLDGCEIEGHRFELYGRCEKCQKVNE; from the coding sequence ATGACACAGACGACTTTATTAGAAAAGGCCTTGTCGAAGGTAAAAGAAAATGGCTTTAAATACACAAAAAAACGTGAAACATTACTCGATTATTTAATCAAATCCAATCGCTATGTTGCTGCTCGTGAAGTCTATGATTATTTGAACGATCAATTTCCAGGATTGAGCTATGATACCGTCTATCGTAATTTGAGAGAATTTTGTGAAATCGGCCTGATCGAGGATACTGAATTACAGGGTGAAATGAAGTTCCGATTCAGTTGCAGTGAAAATTTTGAGCACCATCATCATTTTATATGTACTGTTTGCGGAATGACGAAAGAGATCCACATGTGCCCAATGAACTTTTTTAAAGAACAACTGGATGGCTGTGAAATTGAAGGACATCGCTTTGAGCTATACGGCCGATGTGAAAAATGCCAAAAAGTTAATGAATAA
- the era gene encoding GTPase Era has product MSEHKSGFVAIVGRPNVGKSTLLNRIVGQKIAIMSDKAQTTRNKIQGVYTIPEAQIVFIDTPGIHKPKHRLGDYMVEMAYSALREVDAIMFMVSAEQKRGRGDDFILERLSKQQVPVYLVINKIDTIHPDELLAIIDDYRTIMEFKEIIPISATEGNNVEHLLEVLVDQMDEGPQYFPDDQITDHPEYFIVSELIREKVLSLTRDEVPHSVAVVTESMKRDENDKVHIQATIIVERTSQKGIVIGKGGKMLKNIGTQARKDIETLLADKVYLELWVKVQKDWRDKQTYLQDYGYRKDDY; this is encoded by the coding sequence ATGTCAGAACATAAATCAGGCTTTGTGGCAATCGTTGGCCGTCCGAATGTGGGCAAATCAACATTGCTGAATCGCATCGTCGGGCAAAAAATCGCCATTATGAGTGATAAAGCGCAAACGACAAGAAATAAGATCCAAGGGGTATACACGATACCTGAAGCACAAATCGTATTCATCGATACACCCGGCATCCATAAGCCTAAGCATCGTTTAGGAGATTACATGGTGGAGATGGCTTACAGTGCACTAAGAGAAGTGGATGCGATCATGTTTATGGTCAGTGCTGAACAAAAGCGCGGCCGTGGGGACGACTTTATTTTGGAGCGCTTGAGCAAACAACAAGTGCCTGTTTACTTAGTGATCAATAAGATCGATACGATCCATCCAGATGAATTGTTAGCGATCATTGATGATTATCGTACGATCATGGAATTCAAAGAGATCATTCCAATCTCCGCAACGGAAGGAAACAATGTGGAGCATCTGCTAGAGGTCTTGGTAGATCAAATGGATGAAGGACCACAATACTTCCCTGATGATCAAATCACTGACCATCCAGAATACTTCATTGTATCCGAACTGATCCGTGAAAAGGTCTTGAGTTTGACACGAGACGAGGTACCGCATTCTGTCGCGGTCGTTACAGAGTCGATGAAACGTGACGAGAACGATAAGGTTCATATTCAAGCGACGATCATCGTGGAACGGACGAGTCAAAAAGGGATCGTTATCGGAAAAGGCGGCAAAATGTTGAAAAACATCGGGACGCAAGCCCGCAAAGATATTGAAACACTCTTGGCTGATAAAGTGTATTTAGAGTTATGGGTCAAAGTTCAAAAAGATTGGCGCGATAAACAAACGTATCTGCAAGATTACGGGTATCGCAAAGACGATTATTAA
- a CDS encoding IS3 family transposase, protein MKSKRTGSTKQAFRNGERLRKKVTRDSTAKPVLTFVRNVELYQTISELHEEKHYSITNLCQLAGIARSSYYKWLKWKPSKKELENRKLAKEIQKKYDSKKGAIGYRQIRIQLNRTFKKNYSKKRYYRLMKVLGIKAVIKKKRPTYVKATEANVAENRLNRKFIAEKPNQKWCTDITELRYGNGRKAYLSAIIDLYDHSIVSWKLGHSNNNPLVMDTVKKAMRKNPGVRPLLHSDRGFQYTSYDYKALQVNYKFTKSMSRVGRCLDNQPIEHFWGTFKEEKFYQESYQSFDELKKSVSSYMRYYNNYRYSEALNELSPNEFRRQAA, encoded by the coding sequence ATTAAGAGTAAAAGAACTGGAAGCACGAAACAAGCATTTAGAAATGGAGAACGACTTCGCAAAAAAGTTACAAGAGATTCAACGGCGAAACCGGTCCTCACGTTCGTAAGAAACGTGGAACTCTATCAAACGATTTCAGAACTGCATGAAGAGAAGCACTATTCAATCACGAATCTCTGTCAATTGGCTGGGATCGCACGCTCTTCTTACTATAAATGGTTGAAGTGGAAACCCTCAAAAAAAGAACTTGAAAACAGAAAACTGGCAAAAGAGATCCAGAAGAAATATGACAGTAAAAAAGGCGCTATCGGGTATCGGCAAATTCGTATTCAACTGAATCGAACATTCAAGAAAAACTATTCTAAGAAACGTTATTACCGCCTAATGAAAGTACTTGGGATTAAAGCAGTGATCAAGAAAAAGCGTCCGACCTATGTAAAAGCAACGGAAGCTAACGTTGCAGAAAACAGGTTAAACCGCAAATTTATCGCTGAAAAGCCCAATCAAAAATGGTGTACGGATATTACTGAATTGAGATACGGCAATGGCCGAAAGGCTTATTTGAGTGCGATCATCGATCTTTATGATCACTCGATCGTTTCTTGGAAGCTCGGTCATTCCAATAATAATCCACTTGTCATGGATACTGTAAAAAAAGCCATGCGTAAGAATCCTGGCGTCAGACCGCTGCTTCATAGTGATCGCGGGTTTCAATACACCTCTTATGATTACAAAGCACTCCAAGTAAACTATAAATTCACCAAAAGTATGTCTCGAGTCGGTCGCTGCCTGGACAATCAACCGATCGAACATTTTTGGGGAACATTTAAAGAAGAAAAATTCTATCAAGAAAGCTATCAAAGCTTTGATGAACTAAAGAAATCTGTCAGTAGTTATATGCGGTACTACAATAATTATCGCTACTCTGAAGCGTTAAATGAGCTTTCACCAAACGAATTCAGAAGGCAAGCCGCATAA
- a CDS encoding GatB/YqeY domain-containing protein gives MSLLTTLNEDMKQAMRAKDKETLQVIRMLKASIQNEQIKKGQDLNDEEELTVLSREMKQRRDSLAEFEKADRTDLADKVKKEIVIVENYLPAQLSEEEIRAIVTEAVAKTGATSPKEFGKVMGAVMPKVKGKADGNQVNAIVKELLNK, from the coding sequence TTGTCACTACTTACTACCTTGAATGAAGACATGAAGCAAGCGATGCGAGCAAAAGACAAAGAGACTTTGCAAGTGATCCGGATGCTTAAAGCTTCGATTCAAAATGAGCAGATCAAAAAAGGTCAGGATTTGAACGACGAAGAAGAACTGACAGTTTTATCTCGTGAGATGAAACAGCGTCGAGACTCTTTAGCCGAGTTTGAAAAAGCTGATCGCACCGATTTGGCCGATAAAGTCAAAAAGGAAATCGTAATTGTTGAAAACTATTTGCCGGCTCAGCTTTCTGAAGAGGAGATCCGTGCAATCGTTACAGAAGCAGTTGCAAAAACAGGAGCGACTTCACCAAAGGAATTTGGTAAAGTGATGGGCGCAGTGATGCCGAAAGTCAAAGGTAAAGCCGATGGCAATCAAGTCAATGCAATCGTTAAAGAGCTTCTAAATAAGTAA
- a CDS encoding diacylglycerol kinase family protein — protein sequence MPMDLKDKPEKNKHFVTSLEFAIQGIKTVFQEERNMRAHVVFGLMAILVAFLLGVSVLEWLWIFLAVFLVWIVEIINTVFENVVDMVTDCHFHPIGKKIKDMAAGAVLVTSLFAIIVGVIIFLPKIIELFFK from the coding sequence ATGCCTATGGACTTAAAAGATAAACCCGAAAAAAACAAACATTTTGTTACCTCTTTGGAATTTGCGATTCAGGGGATCAAAACCGTCTTCCAAGAAGAACGCAATATGCGGGCCCATGTCGTTTTTGGGCTGATGGCGATTCTCGTAGCTTTTTTATTAGGAGTCTCCGTGTTGGAGTGGCTCTGGATATTTTTGGCGGTCTTCTTAGTTTGGATCGTTGAGATCATCAACACGGTATTTGAGAATGTGGTGGATATGGTGACCGATTGCCACTTCCATCCAATCGGAAAAAAGATCAAGGACATGGCCGCAGGCGCAGTGTTGGTGACGTCACTATTTGCGATCATCGTTGGTGTGATCATCTTTTTACCAAAAATCATTGAGCTTTTCTTTAAGTAA
- a CDS encoding HD family phosphohydrolase, translating into MLNQPINNLLKKLGSKFIPIILVIFSTILVLTMLTSVLQKSVDYKEGQVATESIRANKTIENKAETDQKRQLAAEAVTPEYTYQSDLAQTQHDRISQLIGIIQKANNELDKNYQTKVSQAKDGEKVPQPTVDERVAAVKKNFEGLDPDTVSFYQELPEDFYQAVVQLGTSDLNKVGTESLKLLDEQMMKRIRQSDLAEYKQQAIDKIQALNLTDEANQAMRYLLEEGIVINDSLNQKRTDELKEQASESVQPVMIFQGEVIVREGSQIDANAINKLKLLGLTSSSTSVFPLIAMILAAVLQGVLLWFYSRQFEVEFQRVRFILFYSATMTIGVIIMKILQSFQGSTSNNLALFFPAAFMPLILTVFVNRRAGALAAVFQTVFALFIYYKAIGTNMLPVILMTYLFSGTLAVMVKQKRLSDQVKQAMLWIVAFPIVWSIILSIYQGMSFMDSQTWGLLLGAFAASMLSFIMGMGLQPYIEILVTDSGVITLNELSNPNHPLLKQLLEEAPGTYHHSMMVANLSANAVAEIGGRSLLTRVACYYHDIGKIRHANFFVENLPTGAENPHNFLLPEDSKQIIFGHVIEGAKILKKYKMPQMVIDICYQHHGTTLMKFFYFKAKERNPETTEAEFRYPGPKPQTREAGVVNIADSCEAAVRAMDHPSIDKITDFVHNLIEERISDGQLDDSGLTLKEIRIVEKSLISGLSSTFHSRIKYPRMQSEAEKMKEEQEKKGAE; encoded by the coding sequence ATGTTAAATCAACCAATCAATAACTTGCTGAAAAAGTTAGGTTCAAAATTTATACCGATCATTTTAGTGATCTTTTCAACGATATTGGTCTTGACGATGCTTACTAGCGTGCTTCAAAAGAGCGTGGACTACAAAGAAGGTCAAGTTGCTACGGAGAGTATTCGGGCCAACAAAACGATTGAAAACAAAGCGGAGACGGATCAGAAACGTCAGCTTGCTGCCGAGGCGGTAACGCCTGAATACACGTACCAATCGGATCTTGCTCAGACGCAGCATGACCGTATCAGCCAATTGATCGGGATTATTCAAAAGGCAAATAACGAGTTAGATAAAAATTATCAAACCAAAGTTTCTCAGGCAAAGGACGGCGAAAAGGTCCCTCAGCCTACTGTTGATGAACGTGTAGCGGCAGTGAAGAAAAATTTTGAAGGGTTAGACCCTGATACTGTATCCTTTTACCAAGAGCTTCCCGAAGACTTTTACCAAGCGGTCGTACAATTGGGTACGAGTGATTTGAACAAGGTCGGAACGGAAAGCTTGAAGTTGTTAGATGAACAAATGATGAAGCGGATTCGCCAGAGCGACCTTGCTGAATACAAACAGCAAGCGATCGATAAGATCCAAGCGTTAAATCTGACGGATGAAGCAAACCAAGCGATGCGCTATTTATTGGAAGAAGGCATCGTCATCAATGACTCTTTGAACCAGAAGCGAACAGACGAGCTCAAGGAACAAGCCAGTGAATCTGTTCAGCCAGTCATGATCTTTCAAGGGGAAGTAATCGTTCGTGAAGGCAGTCAAATCGACGCGAATGCTATTAACAAGTTGAAGCTGCTAGGCTTGACGAGTTCAAGCACCTCGGTTTTTCCATTGATCGCAATGATTTTAGCTGCTGTTTTACAAGGGGTGCTTCTATGGTTTTACAGTCGTCAATTTGAAGTGGAGTTTCAACGTGTACGCTTCATTTTATTCTATAGTGCGACAATGACTATTGGTGTCATTATTATGAAGATCTTGCAATCCTTCCAAGGGAGTACGTCGAATAATCTGGCGCTGTTTTTCCCAGCAGCCTTCATGCCGTTGATCTTGACCGTCTTTGTCAATCGACGGGCGGGCGCTTTGGCCGCAGTTTTTCAAACGGTTTTTGCGTTGTTTATTTATTACAAAGCCATCGGTACGAACATGCTTCCTGTCATTTTGATGACGTATCTCTTTTCTGGAACATTGGCTGTAATGGTGAAACAAAAACGGTTGTCTGACCAAGTAAAACAAGCGATGCTGTGGATCGTGGCCTTCCCGATTGTTTGGTCGATCATATTGAGTATTTACCAAGGGATGTCCTTTATGGACAGTCAGACATGGGGCCTGTTGCTGGGAGCATTCGCTGCTAGCATGCTGTCCTTTATCATGGGCATGGGGCTTCAACCGTATATAGAAATTCTAGTGACAGACAGTGGTGTGATCACGCTGAATGAGTTAAGCAACCCGAACCATCCGTTGCTGAAGCAATTGTTGGAGGAGGCGCCGGGGACGTACCATCACTCAATGATGGTCGCCAATCTTAGTGCCAATGCGGTAGCAGAGATCGGCGGACGTTCACTGCTGACACGAGTGGCTTGTTATTATCACGATATCGGTAAGATTCGTCATGCGAATTTCTTCGTTGAAAATCTTCCGACGGGGGCTGAAAATCCCCACAACTTCCTGTTGCCGGAAGACAGTAAGCAAATCATCTTCGGTCATGTGATCGAAGGCGCGAAAATTTTAAAAAAATACAAAATGCCGCAAATGGTCATTGATATTTGTTACCAGCATCACGGAACGACGTTGATGAAATTCTTCTACTTTAAAGCAAAAGAGCGGAATCCTGAAACAACCGAAGCGGAATTTCGTTATCCAGGACCGAAGCCTCAAACGCGTGAAGCGGGTGTGGTAAACATTGCCGACAGTTGTGAAGCAGCAGTCAGAGCAATGGACCATCCTTCGATTGATAAGATTACGGATTTTGTCCATAATTTAATCGAAGAACGGATCAGCGACGGACAACTGGATGATTCTGGGTTGACGTTGAAAGAGATTCGAATCGTTGAGAAATCATTGATCAGCGGATTGAGCTCCACGTTCCATTCACGGATCAAGTATCCAAGAATGCAATCAGAAGCTGAAAAGATGAAAGAAGAGCAAGAGAAAAAAGGGGCAGAGTAA